Genomic window (Cyanobium sp. Tous-M-B4):
CCCTTCTTGAATATTTTTGCTGGATTCTCAGGCAGCATCTTCAATGGTAATGATCCCATAATTGTTGCAGAGCCAGGAGCTGAAGGTAGCAATTACGACACCACTCTTGGCGTCAACTTGAGCTGGCGCCTCTTTGATGGCGGAGCTGCTGCAGCCCAATCACGCCAAAACAAGCAGCTTGCCCAAGAAAATACTTTTCGCTTCGCCCAGCGCCGAGATGGTATTCGCCAAGAGGTTGAAACAAGTTTCTATGAACTCGAGAAAAATAACCGCAACATTGTGACTACTTCCAGGGAGGTGATTTCTGCTCGTGAATCCCTGCGCCTAGCTCGTCTGCGTTTCCAAGCTGGTGTGACAACCCAGCGAGAGGTGGTGGACAACCAGCGAGATCTCACCCAGGCAGAGGTGCGCTTTTCCAATTCCATCACCGATTACAACAAGCGTCTTGCTGAGCTGCGTCGCCGCACGGGCCTAGATCAAGTGGCTGGTTGCACGCCTCAGTCCCTACCGGCAATCAAACCTGCCGGCGCTTCAGATGTTCCCGTCGAACCCACGCCCCTGATTCCTGCCTGCCAGGCCGCTGCCCAGGGAGCAGTCTGACGCCGTGGTGGCGTCTTCAGTAGATCCACAGCCTTCACTTGGGCTGCCCAACACCTTCAGATTGGGTTTGTTTCAGGGTTGTTTGGGGTGTTTGGCAGTCATCTTTGCTGGTCTGCTCAACAGGGTCATGCTCAGCGAGCTTGAGTTCCCCGGGTTACTGGTTGGTGGGGCGCTGGCATTTGAACAGTTTGTTGCTCCCTCCAGGGTGTTGTTCGGTCAAATTTCAGATGCCCATCCCTGGGCGGGTCGTCACCGGCTTCCATATATATGGCTGGGCACTTCCCTGTTTTGTGGCTTGGCGGTGCTCTCTGTTCCCCTGATATTTCATGTGGGTCGCTTGCTTGAAGCCGCTTCCCAGCCTGAGCTGGGATTGGGAATCGCGGCGCTTTGCGGCCTGTTTGCTCTTTATGGCTTGGCGATTTCCCTCGCTACAACACCCTATCTCGCCCTTGTAATTGATCGCACCAGCGAGGCTGAGCGGCCCCGGGCGGTGGGCCTGATTTGGTGTCTACTCACCGTTGGCATTGTGATCGGGGCAATCTCGATAAATCTGAGCTTGCGCAGTCTTGATGGCATAACCGATCCTGCCCTTTTGGAGCCTGTATTGCTTGGCTTCATGGGCCGGGTAGCCGCAGTGGTGCTTGTGCTCACGGTTGTGGCCACCGTCGGACTTGAACCCAGCAACAAGCAACTTGACTTGGCTGAGGGCGGGCCGCGCCGGGAGGATGCCATCACCCTCGCCCAGGCCTGGGCACTTGTTATCTCAAGCCGTCAGGTCCTGGTTTTTTTCTCCTTTCTTGTGCTGTTCACCCTGGGGTTGTTTCTACAGGACCCCATCCTCGAGAGCTACGCAGCAGACGTGTTCGGCATGCCGATTGCAGCTACGGCATCCCTGAACGCCATCTGGGGTATGGGAACTTTGACGGGCTTGCTGCTGGCGGGCCTGTGGATCGTGCCCAAGTACGGCAAGTTGGCAACCGCACGCCTGGGTTGCCAGCTGATCTTGGTCAGCCTGGTCTTTTTGGCTCTCGCTGGTTTGGCGCCCCGTGTGCCGGTACTGCAGGTCGTCATGCTCCTGTTTGGCTTGGCGGCGGGCATTGGTACCAACAGCGCCCTAGTGCTGATGCTTGATCTCACCTTGCCAGAGGCTGCGGGCACCTTTGTAGGGGTATGGGGTCTGGCCCAGGCCTTAT
Coding sequences:
- a CDS encoding MFS transporter, with translation MLSELEFPGLLVGGALAFEQFVAPSRVLFGQISDAHPWAGRHRLPYIWLGTSLFCGLAVLSVPLIFHVGRLLEAASQPELGLGIAALCGLFALYGLAISLATTPYLALVIDRTSEAERPRAVGLIWCLLTVGIVIGAISINLSLRSLDGITDPALLEPVLLGFMGRVAAVVLVLTVVATVGLEPSNKQLDLAEGGPRREDAITLAQAWALVISSRQVLVFFSFLVLFTLGLFLQDPILESYAADVFGMPIAATASLNAIWGMGTLTGLLLAGLWIVPKYGKLATARLGCQLILVSLVFLALAGLAPRVPVLQVVMLLFGLAAGIGTNSALVLMLDLTLPEAAGTFVGVWGLAQALSRALGKVLGGGLLDLARSLQQAFELAPSVYFPYALVLSVEVLVAFGALVLLRRVNLRQFREDTGRSLSKVLALELG